The genome window AAATACCAGACGCCAAACCGGTTTTTGAATTTGTCTTGCTTTCCCACGCCCACTCGGACCATGGCCAGGGTTTAAAGGCAATAATGAAAGACTTCGGAACAAAAAATTTCTGGTATCCCAAATCACTAAACTGGAGCAGTCTCGCGACGCTTATTGATTACGCCAACCGCTCGACAAATGTGAAACACCACGAATCGCTGGATACAACCAAAGTTCTGCCGGATTTTGGTGATGTAAAGATGATCGTCTTGTGGCCTAGCGCAGATGCGATTGACACGAATGAAAACAATAACTCGGTAGTTATTAAATTAAAACTAGACAACAGTGTATTTATGCTTACCGGTGACGCCGAGGCTGGAGTGTGGGATAAAATTGCAAGTCAAATACCTATTGAAACTCAATTCTTTAAAGTTCCACATCACGGTTCTATCAATGGGACCTTTGATCAATTAAATAACACACCTTGGGCTAGCGCCTGCCCACCCGGCGTGGAATTGGGCATTAGCAGTCATGTGCGACCCTATAGCCATCCTGATCAGAAAGTTATTGACCTGTTTCAGACAAAACAGATGCACACGTACCGGACCGATCAGCACTATCACGTGACTTTCAGCACCGATGGATCTTCATCAAGTGTAAAGTATTCGCATATATAAATCACTCTAAGGGAGGTAAAATCTTTTGTTGCACGTAATTCATGCAGCGGAAATAATTGAAGGAGGTAAATAATGTTTATAAAATCCGGCCGTTTGAAAATAATGCTGCCGATACTCGCTATAGTTATAGCTCATTGCACAATCGGCGTCAGGTTTGTAGGGCAATATGATGAAATATTGGACAATTCAACCACTGAACTGCAGCAATATACAAATTCTTATTTGTCAGGTCTAAAGCGCAATGTGGATAGTCCGGAAGGAAGTTATGAAAATAACAAAAACTTCTATGCTGATGTTGCGGGTATGGTGGGAATCTTAATTACCCGGAGTGAAATTTCTGAGGAGGGCACGAAAAAATCTACCCTTACGGACATGTTCAATGATCTCCAGTTATTATATGGCGATCTTGAGAATTCGCACAAACGGGATTTATCGCTAAAAATTATCGGCAGCATGCAGGGAGCATTTGACCGGTCATTCGGGGCGATTACAAGATATCTGCTTTGTTTGAAGTGGCATCGCAAAACATCATAATGTGTTTTGATTTGGATTTAAAAAGGAGGTTTCCATTATGTTTGAAACAGAGATAACAGATCTTATTGAGAAGATGTTAAAAGAAATAAAAACACTGCTGGGCGTTAAATGGAATGAGGTGAAAATCTATGCGGAAAGTGAAACAAAGAAGTTCGGTCAAGATATTGCGGATATAGCCGCCTGGAAAGCGCAGGGAAAGATCGATGAGGAGCAGGCGCAAGTACTGATAAGAATGCACCAGCGTTCGATGAAAATGGTCTTTACGGCATGCGAGGGAATAAGTCTGGTTCTTGCCGAACACGCCATCAATTCCGCGATCGCTGCGGTCAGGGAGACCGTAAACCGTCTTATCGGCTGGAATATATTATAGACAGCAATGTAGTATTTCCATGGCAGGTCAATTCATTTTTTATATACTTTTTGCCAACCGAGATCTTTCATCACCATCACCGCTTCGTTGTTGATACGGATTTTCTCGCTGCTTTTCAGTTTCAGCCACAGTACCTTGCCGTTTTTGGATAAAATTTCGCCGCAATAGACCTTTCCATCAACCAGTGTAACTTCGTACAAGTGACATTTCTTCATGCCCGCTCCTAATACAAATAAGCTTACCAGCAAGTCTTGTTATTAGTAAACTATCTCTGCAATATTTTACTTATTAATTTGTAGTTGACAATAGGATAATGTAGATTTTATTCAATAAAGATAATATAACCTACCACTGGCTATGACATAATTAAGTCGCGATGTATCTAGAATCCCAAACCATACATTACTACATACCAAACAACTTGTTTGTAGAAATCATGCCGTGTGCCGTTGACAACGAAGCCGGCGTTCAAGTAGCCGCAATCGGCGTAGAGCCCAAGCGACGGGCAATGTTCCAGATCATCAAAAGCGATATCCCACGTGGAGGCGGCTTTTGCAATATTAAGAGCGCCGAGCAGATGAATGTTGAATTTAATGTCAAGTAACTTTATCTCAAGTAGTGGAAGACGTGCCGAAATACCGATTTTCCACATAATCGGCTCAATGAACTCATCGCGGTTGAAACCGGGTAAATCCTCGTAATCCAGACGCCGCAGCTGATAGGTCCCCGGCGGAGTGAATCCGCCCATGCTGAACCGTTCCTGTTCCGGCGTGTTGTTCCGGAACCAGCTGCCGCAGACATTCAGGGTCATTATGCTGGTAATAATATCCTGGATTCTGGGTTTCCAAAACGGCCATAATACTTTTATCTTCACTCTTTCCCACCATTGTCGGTCAAGGTAACCCATTTTCATGGCCAAACTTGCCTTAAGGCCGTTCTGTGGAAAGACGATGCGGTCCAGGTTGTCCCAGTGCACGTGCGCCGTGCCCATGACCTGGAATCTCTGCCACTCGACCGGTTCGTCATTCATATGCGTGTTCGACACCGTACCCTCGAAACCTGGGATCATGGCGATTTTATTGGCAATGTAAAACGGCAGGTCAAACATGCCGCTGAACCTATCTATATGCTGGTCATATTCGGTGCTGCCTGGATTCGACGGGTATGTCAGTCTCTTCCAGTATCCGACCATTTCCGGTGTCAACGATTTTGCATCGCAATCCTGAAGTCCTAATTCCGATTTAGTGCTTAGAGGTAGTTCCCGGGCATTCTTTAACGTAAAATTATGGGCATAGCTCAGATAGGGCGACCAGCAGAACCACTGCCTCGCCCTGATTTCAGCAAAAAAATTGATCCCTTCATTCCTTTCAAAAGTCAATGAAGGAAATTCGATCGTATGGGACGATTTTTTGGTCGATCTAACCAACAACATGTCTTTTTCTGCCCCTTCAACAGATATTGTTTTGAGATCGTATACTTCGTGAATGGATTTCAAGTCACCGATAACCGCTGCAGCACCGGGAGGTTTTCTGAAAGCACTTTCCAAGTGTCTTTTGTCCAGGCCTAGATCATTGACGCTTTTTAGTTGAAATCCTTTATTGCCGTATATGAAAAGCGTGTCCGAATCATAATTACTACATGCTTCCACGAATCTTACACTATCGATACGTGGTTTGACGAAACCGCTGTCAATCAGTGCGAATTCGACGATTCTTTTCACTTCTTCAAAATTCAGCGCTCTTTTGCTTTGCACAAAATTTGTATCTACGATATTTTTAATATAGTTCTCGATCACGGAATCTTCTAGATGTAAGTTCGTTACATCAATTGCTATCCGGTCGCTGCTGATGCGCTTCTTTTTCAAAAGAAACGTCAGGTCCCAGAAATCTGATGCAAGATTCTCAATCCGCGCCGAGACCTGTTCATAGTTTCCCAAACCGTAAACTCTCCTCATGGCATCGCAGACATCTATTTTGTCAATATGGCTTCCCGGGCTTATCCGCAAGGTTTTACAGACTATATCTTTCTCACGGGTCTCATCTAAAAGCATAGAGTTGCCAGTATCGTCTATTTGTTTTATTTGCATGATGCCAAGCGTATGAATTCTGTAGGGCCATTGATCACCGGTATACCCTGGCAGCGACTTTTCTCTTGCCGCAATATCGTATTTTATTTTATCAATAGTGGTGCAAGCTGCCTCGTAACCCTTAGAAATCATGCCTTCCAGATTATCCAACGAAAAATCGAATTTTCCTTTAACGTCGATTTCGATGCCTGTATTAGCCCGTGCTAAACTGTTTAGCACGTGAACATTGCGCGCCCAGTCGGCGGTTTTAAATTTTGCACCTATGCCCAAAACTCCAGCCGAACCGATGGGGTCTTTTTTCCCGGTGATCTTAAAAGCATACACGGCGATTATGTAATCAACCGTATCGCCGGCAATTGTGATGGTATTATCCGGCACCCGCATCGTATCAAAGTGTGCAAATGCATCCACCGGTAAGTCGTCCAGCACGCCGCCGTCCACATATTGCATGCCGTGGATATCCATCGGTTCAAATACTATTGGCAGGGAGCCGCTTGCCCGGCAGGTAGTTGCGATAGTACCCTTTCGTATTAATTCTGTTTTTTGCGTGTTCATGTTGACAACGATCGCTCCAAATGGAATAGGCAGGCTGTCAAAATCAAACCCAGCCCAATAATCGTACATTAATGTATACCTGCTGATTTCGTGGATGAATCCCTGGGCTTTTCTGAGTCCTGCTCCTGCATCGTAAGCGAGATCATGAAGAAAGAACGGTTTAAACGACAATCGTAAGCTCACGTCGAGTCCTGGTTCGCGTGGTTTTTCGCGCAGACGTTCACATATAGGTGAAGCTTGCCGTAGCTGCCGATCCGAAAAAACATTATCCCAGTTGATTTCTTTTTTTACCAGGGTTTCAAGACTGTCGGCTGAATACCCGCATGCATAAAGACCGCCAACGATCGCACCCATACTCGTCCCGGCAATGACATCGATGGGGATATTATTCCTTTCAAAAGTTTTTAGCACACCGATATGGGCAATCCCACAGTCACCGCCTCCGGACAACGCCAGACCAACCTTTACATTTCTCTGTAATCCTTTCACAGTATCGATGCCATTTGTTGTCGCGCTGGATTCTACTGCCCAGCAATTTGGAGTACATAATTGACGCTCCCATAAATCTTTTTCCGAACATGATGCCTTATTGAAATTGAGTCGGAGGTATAATATAGAATCACCTGTTTCGGCATACAACAGAATCAATGCGAATATGACTGGGGACATATTATTATGACATCTATTTCTCTTCTTTGCTCTTCCGTTTGATGTCCTGACCATGGGCGCGTTTGTATGTCTGAATATCCTTGAATCGGCCCTTTTTATCACGCACTGCATACAGTTTTTTCCCAGATATACTCCGATGCGTAGTCCTTCTTGCTTTTGTCATTTCATTACCTCCTGATTGTGTATAGAATAACAATCGGTCGCTCTTATGCAATAAGATGTTTTTTTTATTATTAACTGATCAATTATTTTTTTCTCTGGCTTTGTTAACAGCAAAGCTTAACTAAATATAGATCGAACTATTAAAAAGTACTTTACAACACTGCAACATACGGTAGAATATTGACATTATTTAATATACTCTTATATTCATAACAGTTGACCTGTTGAAACTCGCCTCCCTCATTATCACTACAAATAATATTTGAAAATAAATATACCCTGACTCCCTAAAAGCGCTTTTCTAAATAGAATTCCTGTATTTTATAGTCAATCACGATAACTGGGAACATCTAATTCTGTGTGAAAAGGCATGATTTTTCAACAGGTTTGGCCACATGTGACATCATATTTGTTCTAAATTCATCAATATTTTTTGTTAATTAAAAAAAAAACTGGGTGTTGAACAAATTTATTTAACCAGTATAGTATCATACATTGTATAGATTGAAGGAATTTATCTATGTTTGAATTTTTATTTTATCGTGATTTTTAAGGAGGTAAGAATATATGATGAAATCTCCTTTGCGTTTGATCTTCAGACCAGAGATGGTCAAACGCTACATACAGGAAAGGGAGCAAACAATACTACCTCGCCATCTCGCACCACCATTTTTCGCTATGGCATGGGTGCTATTAGGAATAATGTTAGTAGTTTTGCTTTTTGCATGTTGGACCAAAATACCGATTTTTACTTCTGCAACTGCCATTGTTCAATCTAGTCCATCAGATTCGTTACAAACCGAACCATTCTTAATGATTCTGTTACCCGTTTCATACCGCACAGATATTCACCAAGGCCAGCAGGTGTATTATACGATTCCAGGTTCAACAGAACTAAGTAAATGCATTATAACCATGACAGACTCAACGATTCTCAATCCCAAGAAAGCAGATGCTCTATTTGGGAAATACCATCAGGCTGGAATACGCATCAATGAACCTGTTTCTATCGCTTACGCGACAATTAAACGGCCCTCAGGAAATACGGTTGATGATCAAGCAGGCTCAATCTTATCGGTTAAAATAATCACCGGGCATCAAAGGTTAATATCACTGATTCCCTTTCTTGGGAAATTTTTCAAGACTGATAAATACATTCACATTATGGATAAATAGTGATGCTTGCGCGTTTGTGGCTAAACCTATATAAAAGAACAATAAAAAGCATTCGTATATGGTGGCAAGTTCTACGCAGACGTGATGTACCCGTGGTTCTCCAGATGAACGCACTGGATTGTGGCGCGGCGTGCCTGACTATGGTTTTCAAATATTATGGTCTGGATATCGACCTTTTCGAATGCAGCCGGCATTGCGGGCCTGGTCGTGATGGATTAACCGCTCTTGCAATAGCAAAGACTGCCCGAGAATTCGGTTTACGGGTCAAAGCCTTCACGGTCGAACCGAAAGACATTCGCTATGTCCAATTACCAGCAATTATCCATTGGAAATTCAATCACTATATGGTTGTCGAGTACTGGAGCTCAAAAGCAGTTCATGTCATTGATCCCGCTTATGGTCGGAGAAAACTCAAACCGGACGTCTTCAACCAGGGCTTTACCGGCGTCATCCTACAACTCGAACCAGGGGTTGGTTTCAAGCAGAAACATTACTCATCAAGATCCTCATTGTTTTCCTATCTTGGACCCATACTCCGACTCCCGT of bacterium contains these proteins:
- a CDS encoding patatin-like phospholipase family protein; amino-acid sequence: MKGLQRNVKVGLALSGGGDCGIAHIGVLKTFERNNIPIDVIAGTSMGAIVGGLYACGYSADSLETLVKKEINWDNVFSDRQLRQASPICERLREKPREPGLDVSLRLSFKPFFLHDLAYDAGAGLRKAQGFIHEISRYTLMYDYWAGFDFDSLPIPFGAIVVNMNTQKTELIRKGTIATTCRASGSLPIVFEPMDIHGMQYVDGGVLDDLPVDAFAHFDTMRVPDNTITIAGDTVDYIIAVYAFKITGKKDPIGSAGVLGIGAKFKTADWARNVHVLNSLARANTGIEIDVKGKFDFSLDNLEGMISKGYEAACTTIDKIKYDIAAREKSLPGYTGDQWPYRIHTLGIMQIKQIDDTGNSMLLDETREKDIVCKTLRISPGSHIDKIDVCDAMRRVYGLGNYEQVSARIENLASDFWDLTFLLKKKRISSDRIAIDVTNLHLEDSVIENYIKNIVDTNFVQSKRALNFEEVKRIVEFALIDSGFVKPRIDSVRFVEACSNYDSDTLFIYGNKGFQLKSVNDLGLDKRHLESAFRKPPGAAAVIGDLKSIHEVYDLKTISVEGAEKDMLLVRSTKKSSHTIEFPSLTFERNEGINFFAEIRARQWFCWSPYLSYAHNFTLKNARELPLSTKSELGLQDCDAKSLTPEMVGYWKRLTYPSNPGSTEYDQHIDRFSGMFDLPFYIANKIAMIPGFEGTVSNTHMNDEPVEWQRFQVMGTAHVHWDNLDRIVFPQNGLKASLAMKMGYLDRQWWERVKIKVLWPFWKPRIQDIITSIMTLNVCGSWFRNNTPEQERFSMGGFTPPGTYQLRRLDYEDLPGFNRDEFIEPIMWKIGISARLPLLEIKLLDIKFNIHLLGALNIAKAASTWDIAFDDLEHCPSLGLYADCGYLNAGFVVNGTRHDFYKQVVWYVVMYGLGF